In Fusobacterium sp., the genomic window AAAGTATATATCTGGGGAAAAAAGTATTTTTAATGGGAGTTATGGTAGTAAGTAAAAAGAAAACTCTTGATAGTCATGGAAGTGCCGAATGGGCTACTTTGGAAGAGATAAAAGAAATGAATTTATACAATGAAGCTGGAGCAGTTCTAGGGAAAGATAGTAAAAACAGAATACTTAGAACACTTGGAGTGGAGCATATTCTTATGGCAGCCCCTACAAGAGGGGGAAAAGGTATTAATACTGTTACTCCTACTTGTCTTGATTGGACTGACAGTATGATAATAAATGATATTAAAGGGGAATTGTGGGGACTAACAGCTGGGTATAGGAAAAATATTCTTGGACAGAAAGTTATTCATTTTAATCCTATAGATACAGAAGGAATATCTTGTTCATATAATCCTTTAGATTTTATAAAAAAGGGAACAGCTAAAGAAATGCAGGATATAGAAGTAATTGTTAAAACATTACTAGATTCTGATGGAAAAGGAGAATCAGATCACTGGGTTGGATCTGCTATGAACTTTTTAACTGGAGTAATATTTCATCTTATTTATGCAAAGGAAAATGCAAATTTAGGAGATGTAATAGATTTCTTAACAGATTCAGAAATGCCTTTAATTAATAGAATAGCAGATATTATGGGATTTCCACACCCTGAGGAAGAAGAACCTTCAAGTGAACCTTTTAATCATCTTTGGAATATTGAAAATAAAAATCTTTTTAAAGAAATTTATGGAAAAGAAGGAAGTTTGCACCCAAATGTAGCAAGTGAATTTAGTACAGTCTTTGCATTACCTGATAAAGAAAGAGGAAGTGTAATTTCTTCAGCTACAAGATTAATGAAGATATTCCTAGATCCTCTTTTAAGAAAACATATATCAAAATCTGATTTTACAGTACAAGATATTATGAATACAAAGACAACATTGTATTTAGTAACCCCACCTGAAGCGATAGATAGAACACGTCCACTTCTAAGATTAATAATTACACAGGCAGTATATGGATTAACTAAGCCTATGAAATTTGATAATAAACAATCTACACTTATGGAAAAAATATTGAAACCTTTTAAAGATTTAAAGAAGAAAATGAAAAGCTATTTCTTTACAGAACCTAAAA contains:
- a CDS encoding type IV secretory system conjugative DNA transfer family protein gives rise to the protein MVVSKKKTLDSHGSAEWATLEEIKEMNLYNEAGAVLGKDSKNRILRTLGVEHILMAAPTRGGKGINTVTPTCLDWTDSMIINDIKGELWGLTAGYRKNILGQKVIHFNPIDTEGISCSYNPLDFIKKGTAKEMQDIEVIVKTLLDSDGKGESDHWVGSAMNFLTGVIFHLIYAKENANLGDVIDFLTDSEMPLINRIADIMGFPHPEEEEPSSEPFNHLWNIENKNLFKEIYGKEGSLHPNVASEFSTVFALPDKERGSVISSATRLMKIFLDPLLRKHISKSDFTVQDIMNTKTTLYLVTPPEAIDRTRPLLRLIITQAVYGLTKPMKFDNKQSTLMEKILKPFKDLKKKMKSYFFTEPKKNRILFLIDEFPSLGKLELVESSMSYIAGYGLKMLLITQSMKQLKKIYGKDNFILANCSIQLYLTPNEIDDAEDISKALDNKTILSVSVSKKGFDLFPSKTISETGRRLMTAGEVRILPFENIIIFVSGQKPIYGNKLMYYKEKRYNERLLPTPQITDTFRKEEIKEKSPVKK